From a single Paenibacillus sp. FSL W8-0426 genomic region:
- the gpr gene encoding GPR endopeptidase, giving the protein MTLDLRKYAVRTDLAIESREMVQHAEPNTGIPGLQEDVEEKDGITITRIDVLNEAASQKIGRVKGHYVTLEVPSLRNGDTELQERVAAAFTREMEDFLTKAGINKTSKVLVVGLGNLNVTPDALGPLVVENLMVTRQYFELMPDQVAPGYREVSAIAPGVLGTTGIESSDIVQGIVERTKPDAIIAIDSLASRSLERVNTTIQVADIGIHPGSGIGNKRRGLTREILGVPCIAIGVPTVCYASTIVNNAIEMMRSHFRQETEQTKQIMGMLDEISENDRLSLVKEVLEPLGHDLIVTPKEIDEFIEDIANIVATGLNAALHEAVKAENVAAYTH; this is encoded by the coding sequence ATGACATTGGATTTGCGAAAGTACGCGGTTCGTACCGACCTTGCGATCGAATCGAGGGAGATGGTTCAACATGCCGAGCCAAACACGGGTATTCCCGGTTTGCAAGAAGACGTGGAGGAAAAGGACGGCATCACGATTACGCGGATCGATGTTCTGAACGAAGCGGCATCGCAGAAAATCGGGCGGGTCAAAGGGCATTACGTCACGCTTGAGGTACCGTCGCTGCGCAATGGCGACACCGAATTGCAGGAACGTGTGGCAGCGGCATTCACGCGTGAAATGGAGGATTTCTTGACCAAGGCCGGGATCAACAAAACGTCCAAGGTGTTGGTGGTAGGGCTTGGCAACCTGAACGTAACGCCCGATGCGCTCGGTCCGCTGGTGGTAGAGAACCTGATGGTGACCCGCCAATATTTCGAACTTATGCCGGATCAGGTTGCTCCCGGTTATCGCGAGGTTAGCGCAATCGCTCCCGGCGTGCTGGGCACAACAGGCATCGAGTCGAGCGACATCGTACAGGGTATCGTGGAACGCACAAAGCCGGATGCCATCATCGCGATCGATTCGCTCGCTTCCCGTTCCCTTGAACGCGTCAACACAACGATTCAAGTGGCGGATATCGGCATTCACCCCGGTTCGGGCATCGGCAACAAACGGCGCGGGTTGACGCGTGAAATTTTGGGCGTGCCGTGTATTGCAATCGGCGTTCCCACGGTTTGTTATGCCTCCACCATCGTGAACAACGCCATCGAGATGATGCGCTCCCATTTTCGCCAGGAAACGGAGCAGACGAAACAAATCATGGGAATGCTTGACGAAATCAGCGAGAATGATCGCCTTAGCTTGGTAAAAGAGGTGCTGGAGCCCCTGGGCCATGATTTGATCGTGACGCCGAAGGAAATCGATGAATTTATCGAGGACATCGCGAACATTGTCGCGACGGGCTTGAATGCTGCGCTTCATGAAGCGGTAAAGGCCGAAAATGTAGCAGCATATACGCATTAA
- the rpsT gene encoding 30S ribosomal protein S20, with amino-acid sequence MPNIKSAVKRVKTSDKRRALNASQKSALRTAVKAADAALVSTEVETAKAAIQAASKKLDKAVTKGLIHKNAAARKKSRLAKKLNALSAQA; translated from the coding sequence ATGCCAAACATCAAATCCGCTGTTAAACGCGTAAAAACTAGCGACAAGCGCCGTGCACTCAACGCTTCCCAAAAGTCCGCACTCCGTACAGCTGTTAAAGCTGCCGATGCTGCTCTGGTAAGCACAGAAGTTGAAACTGCAAAAGCTGCGATTCAAGCTGCTTCCAAAAAGCTGGATAAGGCTGTAACTAAAGGTCTGATTCATAAAAATGCAGCTGCTCGCAAAAAGTCCCGCTTGGCTAAAAAACTGAACGCTCTTTCCGCACAAGCGTAA